One genomic segment of Accipiter gentilis chromosome 29, bAccGen1.1, whole genome shotgun sequence includes these proteins:
- the SEC16A gene encoding protein transport protein Sec16A isoform X5: protein MQQPPQTVPAGAAAPPPAGIARNMYWRNSSLSKRANATAAPVQPVTDPFAFGRQTPQGSSSDNPSKGNALVMQSSSPAVFPQPPIMHTSPSCAGDNPHGPHTSLSAPVSQTGINTSTFSNVPIPSPSPGYVINSTTEVHPNADLGLRGPAVPMHYNAGAAVENSFSVYPGMVSASNKPGGRQDVSRDPNDVPSGPNATALFPPPPQQPMSQWRPGQGNLQSPVRNFVPYPEPSSQTDVHNISQSSVSTSHPPPQTNLQQGPVHQGIPQNTMQAPLSVGSEKKNGSANSSHHMNSIQPGNMFRQNTEMTNTWLSQPYQEQFYPQPPLQDSSFVVPTAQENNPKTQSPDMSETSNRPIPTDRDSGTLSMFFKGDEAENEEILSSEKNYLVEKVEFDACQPNSASLYHQPMHPQRVATNVLSQAQVGTGSANEMVQKGMDVQYFPKIVSQQETQAAKHSMFVSDDKACIGDVSGNGGSQYENVENLECIQNQEVLPSEPQNISASSPAAGPDLYRYGSFPGQMLPKNAVVSHAEGGPNLEAPDSLPHPVRPDSVSSNYSNISHRSASSSARLQEQVGTFIQQESGKPDEESSASFFKQIDSSPLGGDSSELNLGKNYHGNLSQPPTPSPPKPTGVFQTSANSSFEPVRSHGVGIKPAEFDQAKMVVELRENQSNQKNIKKNTAVPAASPGNLEQPPDNLETIFMRQVHPLPVAVTGEAGNTLHSGSVMENIQSVSERRSSTRAQGAVKKCDSPATTLWAHNELPNFGGNVLLAPAAPAVYVPAKQTVEVIQPPEEGLSNQLPSKPGTIAVQLSQDGNISSENLENPPKMGEEEALQSQVTKDVQHQAVSDRAVQGPLPSQPQMQAAQMQQPASSGQSSVPSKYQIAAGTKAMQASQPHENQVLSNHPQPVGPQEASSVQLTTRYDQTSPEKQPAPGQPLGAPTSTAASTTTSQSVMPNVQQDLQRPSLPQTPQDAFGPPQNPYYYYRHPYDAYQPPYPPPYPPADPRTAAHLYYMEDSYGQYDPRYRHYDSTSTAYMEPGSYRYSEPERPSSRASHCSDRPSSRQGYTEDYYTKSGWSDYYPGYYPNSYDYGDPSRWERYSSAYDPRYRDPRSYDQRYWYDAEHNPYQKRDAYPYGNRHDRYEDNWRYDPRFTGSFDDESEPHRDPYGDEFDRRSVHSEHSGHSLRSSRSVHSHQSSFSSRSQQSQLYRSNHDLTANTYETTAQAVSLHTDYPYGGYAANFDGQQPFTDYGYATETGWSAVEQAPLRPSTPEKFSVPHICARFGPGGFLIKVLPNLPSEGQPALVEIHSMETMLQHSPEQEEMRAFPGPLAKDDTHKVDVINFAQNKATQCFKNENLIDKESASLLWDFIVLLCRQNGTVVGTDLAELLLRDHKTVWLPGKSPNEANLIDFTNEALEQVEEESGEAQLSFLTDSLITTIDSLEKETERFRELLLYGRKKDALESAMKHGLWGHALLLASKMDSRTHARVMTRFANSLPINDPLQTVYQLMSGRMPAASTCCGDEKWGDWRPHLAMVLSNLTNNVDLESRTIATMGDTLASKGLLDAAHFCYLMAQVGFGVYTRKTTKLVLIGSNHSLPFFKFATNEAIQRTEAYEYAQSLGTQPGCLPNFQVFKFIYACRLAEMGLAAQAFHYCEVISRTVLKDPHYYSPVLIGQLIQMSSQLRLFDPQIKEKPEQESFIEPSWLVTLRHVDGQIKEGAIAYNTDRSTPPPYACSTPSSELDHASQCDGAGVGRDMGPGAENALLASLLPSMAQQMQSVQLMPSVPQAVLDGSAAMIPPGDQEAVRSVPFYSVASQPIGPGPGFAPPGFSNPYGTEPSPLYLGSAVPPGGPPQEMEPRSEEQANLETGMQRIAPESPSQNSFPEQREEDFYGRMASMAPGRRSRSASQSSAHMGYGRRSRTTSESSAHSVGRERSNSAAKQPSPSPSVPVGKETKKEIKKEPAPRKTGANWFRWLMGKGKNEAHLPDDKNKSIVWDEQKQRWVNLDEPEEESKPPPPPPTGFPKVPQTVPPGPGGPPSAPVNMFSRRAAGSRARYVDVLNPGGTKSSGALPAPSDLFAPLAPMPIPANVFVPNSVPGEPQPMEGSGAAEHTPAANQTNTDPAAAVEPEYLNPAVLPPGSGLPVSNPDGSQSGELSRSSSMSSLSREVSQHFNQPATVPPSGGPSAGTVPFYNPSQFAQSPAATGSSRLGRIGQRKYPTLK, encoded by the exons ATGCAGCAGCCTCCCCAGACTGTTCCAGCAGGAGCGGCAGCTCCACCTCCTGCAGGCATTGCTCGGAACATGTACTGGAGAAACAGCTCGCTCAGTAAACGAGCAAATGCAACAGCTGCTCCGGTGCAGCCTGTGACAGACCCTTTTGCATTTGGCAGACAAACTCCACAGGGTTCCTCTTCAGATAATCCATCCAAGGGCAATGCATTGGTTATGCAAAGTTCTTCCCCAGCGGTGTTTCCGCAGCCACCCATTATGCATACTTCACCATCATGTGCAGGGGACAATCCTCATGGACCGCATACGTCTTTATCAGCTCCTGTATCTCAAACAGGAATAAATACCAGTACATTTTCTAATGTTCCGATTCCTTCACCGTCCCCAGGATACGTTATAAATAGTACTACAGAAGTGCATCCAAATGCGGATCTTGGACTCCGCGGGCCTGCGGTACCAATGCATTATAATGCAGGAGCAGCAGTTGAAAATTCTTTCAGTGTGTATCCTGGAATGGTGTCTGCATCAAACAAACCTGGAGGTAGACAAGATGTGAGTAGAGATCCAAATGATGTTCCTTCAGGACCCAATGCAACAGCActcttccctccacctccccagcAGCCTATGTCTCAGTGGAGGCCTGGTCAAGGTAACCTACAGTCTCCAGTGCGAAATTTTGTGCCCTATCCTGAGCCGTCTTCTCAGACTGATGTTCATAACATTTCTCAGTCTTCTGTTAGCACTTCTCATCCTCCTCCACAGACAAATTTACAGCAGGGTCCTGTACACCAAGGTATTCCACAAAATACCATGCAAGCGCCTTTATCTGTtggttctgaaaagaaaaatggctCTGCAAATAGCAGTCATCACATGAACAGCATCCAGCCTGGAAACATGTTTAGGCAGAACACAGAAATGACTAACACTTGGTTAAGTCAACCATACCAGGAACAGTTTTATCCCCAGCCACCATTGCAAGACTCCAGTTTTGTCGTTCCCACAGCTCAggaaaataaccccaaaaccCAGTCTCCAGATATGTCTGAAACATCAAATAGACCTATTCCTACAGATCGAGATTCAGGCACTCTCTCCATGTTTTTCAAAGGGGATgaggcagaaaatgaagaaatactttcatctgaaaaaaattacttagttGAGAAGGTGGAGTTTGATGCTTGTCAGCCAAATTCGGCATCCTTGTATCACCAGCCAATGCATCCTCAGCGGGTTGCAACTAACGTTCTCTCTCAGGCGCAGGTTGGTACAGGTTCAGCCAATGAGATGGTACAAAAAGGAATGGATGTCCAGTACTTTCCTAAAATTGTAAGTCAGCAGGAGACACAGGCCGCTAAGCACTCTATGTTTGTTAGTGATGACAAGGCATGTATAGGTGATGTGTCTGGGAATGGTGGGTCACAGTATGAAAATGTTGAGAACCTGGAGTGCATTCAGAATCAAGAAGTGCTGCCAAGTGAACCACAGAACATCAGTGCTTCATCCCCTGCTGCTGGTCCTGATCTGTACAGATACGGATCCTTTCCAGGTCAGATGCTTCCAAAGAATGCTGTTGTGAGCCATGCTGAGGGAGGACCAAATTTGGAGGCACCTGATTCATTACCTCATCCTGTCCGACCAGATAGCGTATCTTCAAACTATAGCAACATTAGCCATAGGAGCGCTTCTAGCTCAGCAAGACTTCAAGAGCAAGTCGGTACGTTTATTCAGCAAGAAAGTGGGAAGCCTGATGAAGAATCTTCTGCTAGCTTCTTTAAACAGATTGACTCCTCTCCTTTGGGAGGTGATTCAAGTGAGCTAAACCTGGGCAAGAACTACCATGGTAATCTATCCCAGCCTCCAACTCCAAGTCCTCCTAAGCCTACAGGAGTATTTCAGACAAGTGCAAATAGTTCTTTCGAACCTGTGAGGTCCCATGGAGTTGGTATAAAACCTGCAGAGTTTGACCAAGCAAAGATGGTGGTTGAATTAAGAGAGAACCAGTCAAACCAAAAGAATATCAAGAAGAATACAGCTGTGCCGGCTGCATCTCCAGGCAATCTTGAACAGCCACCAGATAATCTGGAAACTATTTTCATGCGTCAGGTACACCCACTGCCTGTTGCAGTCACTGGTGAAGCTGGAAATACGTTGCACTCTGGATCTGTTATGGAAAACATACAATCAGTATCTGAGAGAAGGTCCTCAACAAGAGCTCAGGGAGCAGTTAAGAAGTGTGATAGCCCAGCAACAACTTTGTGGGCTCATAATGAGTTACCTAATTTTGGGGGAAATGTGCTTCtagctcctgctgctcctgcagtaTACGTACCTGCTAAACAAACTGTAGAAGTCATTCAGCCACCAGAAGAAGGCCTGTCTAATCAGCTGCCAAGTAAACCAGGGACTATTGCTGTGCAGCTTTCCCAAGATGGAAATATATCTTCTGAAAATCTTGAGAATCCTCCCAAAATGGGAGAAGAGGAAGCACTTCAGTCTCAG GTGACAAAAGATGTACAGCATCAGGCTGTATCAGACAGAGCTGTACAGGGACCATTGCCATCTCAACCACAAATGCAAGCAGCTCAAATGCAGCAACCAGCATCATCTGGGCAGTCCTCAGTTCCTTCAAAGTACCAGATTGCCGCAGGGACTAAAGCCATGCAGGCATCACAGCCGCATGAGAACCAGGTGCTGAGTAACCATCCTCAACCTGTGGGTCCCCAAGAGGCAAGTTCAGTGCAGCTGACAACAAGGTATGATCAGACGAGTCCTGAGAAGCAGCCAGCGCCTGGACAGCCATTGGGTGCTCCAACTTCCACAGCCGCCTCTACCACCACCAGTCAGTCAGTCATGCCAAATGTGCAACAAGACCTGCAGCGTCCATCCCTGCCTCAGACTCCTCAGGATGCCTTTGGTCCGCCCCAGAACCCTTATTACTACTATAGACATCCTTACGATGCTTATCAGCCTCCATATCCTCCACCTTATCCTCCTGCAGACCCCAGAACAGCAGCTCATCTTTATTACAtg GAGGATAGCTACGGACAGTATGACCCACGGTACAGACACTATGATAGCACCAGCACTGCTTATATGGAGCCTGGGAGCTATCGGTATTCTGAGCCTGAACGTCCTAGTTCCAGAGCTAGTCACTGCTCTGACAGGCCTTCTTCTAG GCAAGGTTATACTGAAGATTATTATACAAAAAGTGGATGGAGTGATTATTATCCAGGCTATTACCCAAACTCATATGATTATGGAG atcCAAGTCGCTGGGAGCGTTACTCATCAGCATATGACCCCAGATACAGAGATCCTAGAAGTTATGATCAGAGGTATTGGTATGATGCTGAACATAACCCTTACCAGAAGAGAGACGCGTATCCATATGGCAACAG ACATGACCGATACGAAGATAACTGGAGATACGATCCTCGTTTTACTGGAAGTTTTGATGATGAATCTGAACCCCATAGAGATCCTTATGGTGATGAATTTGATAGACGCAGTGTCCATAGTGAGCATTCTGGTCATAGTCTCCGAAGCTCCCGCAGTGTTCACAGTCACCAGAGTAGTTTCAGCTCTCGGTCTCAGCAA AGCCAGCTGTATAGAAGTAATCATGATCTAACGGCTAATACGTATGAAACTACTGCACAGGCAGTGTCGCTCCACACAGATTATCCATATGGCGGATATGCTGCTAACTTTGATGGACAACAGCCTTTTACAGATTATGGCTACGCGACTGAAACTGGATGGTCAGCTGTAGAACAAG CACCTTTAAGGCCCTCAACACCAGAGAAATTTTCAGTGCCTCATATCTGTGCTAGGTTTGGTCCTGGGGGCTTCCTAATAAAAGTGCTGCCAAACCTGCCTTCAGAAGGACAGCCAGCTCTGGTTGAAATACACAGTATGGAG ACTATGTTACAACATTCTCCAGAGCAAGAAGAGATGAGAGCATTTCCTGGTCCTCTTGCTAA gGATGACACCCATAAAGTGGATGTTATTAATTTTGCACAAAATAAAGCTACACAGTGCTTTAAGAATGAAAATTTAATTGACAAAGAATCTGCAAGTCTGCTTTGGGACTTTATTGTACTGTTATGCAGGCAGAATGGG ACTGTTGTGGGAACAGACCTGGCTGAACTTTTGCTCCGAGATCATAAAACAGTGTGGCTTCCTGGGAAGTCCCCTAATGAGGCAAATTTGATTGATTTCACTAATGAGGCTTTGGAACAAGTGGAAGAGGAGTCTGGTGAAGCCCAGCTCTCATTTCTTACTGATAGTCTTATAACCACAATTGATAGTCttgagaaagagacagagagattCAGAGAGTTGCTGCTTTATGGCCGCAAGAAG GATGCTTTGGAGTCTGCCATGAAGCATGGTTTATGGGGTCATGCTCTGCTACTTGCCAGCAAAATGGACAGCAGAACACATGCAAGAGTTATGACCAG GTTCGCCAACAGTCTCCCAATTAATGACCCTCTGCAGACTGTTTACCAGCTCATGTCTGGAAGGATGCCAGCTGCATCCACG TGCTGTGGAGATGAGAAATGGGGAGATTGGAGGCCTCATCTAGCAATGGTGTTATCGAATTTGACGAATAATGTGGACTTGGAATCCAGGACCATTGCTACCATGGGAGACACTCTTG CTTCTAAAGGCCTGCTGGATGCTGCTCATTTTTGCTACCTTATGGCCCAAGTTGGTTTTGGAGTTTACACAAGGAAGACAACAAAGCTTGTCCTAATTGGATCAAATCatag CTTGCCATTTTTTAAGTTTGCTACCAATGAAGCCATTCAAAGAACAGAAGCCTATGAATATGCACAGTCACTAGGAACTCAGCCTGGCTGCTTGCCCAATTTCCAG GTTTTCAAATTCATCTATGCTTGCCGACTAGCTGAAATGGGACTCGCTGCTCAGGCTTTCCATTATTGTGAAGTGATTTCCAGAACTGTCCTTAAAGATCCACATTACTATTCACCTGTACTTATTGGCCAACTAATCCAG ATGTCATCACAACTACGCCTGTTTGACccacagataaaagaaaaaccagaacaGGAATCTTTTATTGAACCTTCATGGTTAGTAACGCTTCGACATGTGGATGGACAGATCAAG GAGGGTGCAATAGCTTATAACACAGACAGATCCACCCCACCACCATATGCATGTAGTACACCAAGCTCTGAATTAGACCATGCTAGTCAATGTGATGGAGCAGGAGTTGGTCGTGACATGGGTCCAGGTGCTGAAAATGCATTGTTAGCATCCTTATTACCCAGTATGGCTCAACAGATGCAAAGTGTGCAGCTGATGCCTTCAG TACCTCAGGCTGTCCTTGATGGGTCAGCTGCTATGATTCCTCCTGGTGACCAGGAAGCTGTCCGAAGTGTCCCTTTCTATTCAGTGGCTTCTCAGCCTATTGGTCCAGGACCTGGCTTTGCACCTCCAGGATTTTCAAATCCGTATGGAACTGAACCATCACCACTGTATTTAGGGTCAGCAGTACCACCAGGAGGACCACCACAAGAAATGGAACCACGGTCAGAAGAGCAGGCAAACCTGGAAACAG gaaTGCAGAGAATTGCCCCGGAGTCTCCTTCACAAAATTCTTTCCCTGAACAGAGAGAGGAGGATTTCTATGGCAGAATGGCTAGCATG GCACCAGGACGAAGATCCAGATCTGCATCTCAGTCTTCAGCACATATG GGCTATGGGCGAAGATCCCGAACAACTTCAGAGTCCTCTGCTCATTCTGTGGGACGAGAGAGATCCAACTctgcagcaaaacagccctctccttctccttctgttCCTGTagggaaagaaactaaaaaagaaataaaaaaggagccAGCACCTAGAAAG actgGTGCAAACTGGTTTCGCTGGctgatgggaaaaggaaagaatgaagctCACCTTCCAGATGACAAGAACAAATCA ATTGTTTGGGATGAACAGAAACAACGCTGGGTTAATCTGGATGAACCAGAAGAAGAG agtaagcctccaccaccacctccgACAGGATTTCCTAAAGTTCCTCAGACTGTTCCACCTGGGCCTGGAGGCCCACCTAGTGCCCCTGTCAACATGTTCTCCAGAAGAGCAG CTGGAAGCAGAGCCCGTTATGTTGATGTCCTGAATCCAGGTGGAACCAAGTCAAGTGGTGCTCTTCCTGCACCATCAGACCTATTTGCCCCCTTGGCACCAATGCCAATTCCTGCAAATGTATTTGTTCCAAACTCAG TTCCAGGGGAACCCCAGCCAATGGAAGGGAGTGGAGCAGCAGAGCACACACCAGCTGCAAATCAAACCAACAcagatcctgctgcagctgttgAACCAGAG tatttaaACCCTGCAGTCCTTCCTCCTGGATCTGGACTTCCTGTTTCTAATCCTGATGGCTCCCAATCAGGCGAG CTTTCGCGCTCTAGTTCAATGAGTTCATTATCACGTGAAGTAAGCCAGCATTTTAATCAG CCTGCCACTGTACCACCTTCAGGCGGGCCTTCAGCAGGAACAGTACCATTCTACAATCCTTCTCAATTTGCACAA TCTCCTGCAGCCACTGGAAGTTCAAGACTGGGAAGAATTGGACAGAGGAAGTATCCAACATTGAAGTAG